The following coding sequences lie in one Gemmatimonadota bacterium genomic window:
- the nuoK gene encoding NADH-quinone oxidoreductase subunit NuoK, with product MLPESLILGAILFVIGTFGVLVRRNAIIIFLCIEIQLNAVNLTFVALSRYLGIEGQLFVFFVMTVAAAEAAVGLAIIISIFRHYKSVNVDNFNLLKW from the coding sequence ATGCTCCCCGAAAGCCTGATCCTGGGTGCGATCCTCTTTGTCATCGGAACCTTCGGCGTCCTGGTGCGAAGGAACGCGATCATCATTTTCCTCTGCATCGAGATCCAGCTGAACGCAGTGAACCTGACCTTCGTGGCCCTCTCGCGGTACCTCGGGATCGAAGGGCAACTGTTCGTCTTTTTCGTGATGACGGTGGCGGCGGCAGAAGCGGCCGTGGGACTCGCGATCATCATCTCCATCTTCCGTCACTACAAGTCGGTGAACGTGGACAACTTCAACCTCCTGAAGTGGTGA
- the nuoL gene encoding NADH-quinone oxidoreductase subunit L, producing MGEFEPLLPGAILLLPLLGFVLNGGLALASGMRGAKALRAESGSGHAGSDGVHAGGDARGEDPGASDHAKPGDEARGEGRALTHVLPTWIGPGLIGAAFLLTALNFLRMAGAETHEPVIRSYWTWMATGSFTVEVALQLDALSMIMMSVITGVGFLIHVFSVGYMREDPGYARYFAYLNLFVFFMLVLVMGASFPVMFVGWEGVGLCSYLLIGFWFQDREKADAGKKAFIVNRIGDFGFLLAIFLLFANLGAVDYLGVFAVAEEGLVYGGGVATAIALFLLLGAVGKSAQVPLYVWLPDAMAGPTPVSALIHAATMVTAGVYLVARAGVLFALAPIGAAAVATVGAVTALFAATIALQQNDIKKVLAYSTVSQLGFMFLGVGVGAYAAGVFHLMTHAFFKALLFLGAGAVIHSMHHALHATHSKWDAQDMRNMGGLRRFMPLTWATMGIATLAIAGVWPFAGFFSKDEIIWYAGASAGTGFGALFTVLWGMSLAAAILTAVYMTRMMMLTFHGSNRTGAKEAGHLHEAPLTMTVPLVILAVLSVFGGWINVPESVHQSVFGGFGLLPMSEWLHHWLEPVTEAATRIREAHLGTYASAAPLGGGHVTWGAITTGIALAVVLLTARSVSRAEVRPAVSSVPPTGFAKVLHDKWYVDEFYDRAIVRPVLSVSRFAWRWIDAFLIDGVVNAVGRVTRAFGWIGSLFQTGQVTTYAFVLTLGALAILGVLIL from the coding sequence ATGGGCGAGTTCGAGCCTCTCCTTCCGGGGGCGATCCTCCTCCTTCCCCTCCTCGGCTTCGTGCTGAACGGGGGGCTCGCGCTCGCATCGGGGATGCGAGGGGCGAAGGCGCTGCGCGCGGAGTCGGGAAGCGGTCACGCGGGCTCGGACGGGGTCCACGCCGGCGGGGACGCGCGGGGCGAGGATCCGGGTGCCTCGGATCACGCGAAGCCGGGGGATGAGGCCCGGGGTGAGGGTCGCGCGCTGACGCATGTCCTCCCCACCTGGATCGGTCCGGGGCTGATCGGCGCGGCTTTTCTCCTGACCGCCCTGAACTTCCTCCGGATGGCCGGAGCGGAGACGCACGAACCGGTGATCCGGAGCTACTGGACCTGGATGGCGACGGGCTCCTTCACGGTCGAGGTGGCCCTCCAGCTCGATGCGCTTTCGATGATCATGATGTCGGTGATCACGGGCGTGGGTTTCCTCATCCACGTCTTCAGCGTCGGATACATGAGGGAGGACCCCGGCTATGCGCGTTATTTCGCGTATCTGAACCTCTTCGTCTTTTTCATGCTGGTCCTCGTGATGGGGGCGAGTTTCCCGGTAATGTTCGTGGGGTGGGAGGGAGTGGGGCTCTGCTCCTATCTCCTGATCGGGTTCTGGTTCCAGGACCGAGAGAAGGCCGACGCGGGGAAGAAGGCCTTCATCGTGAACCGGATCGGGGACTTCGGATTCCTCCTCGCGATCTTCCTTCTTTTCGCGAATCTCGGGGCGGTGGACTACCTCGGGGTCTTCGCGGTGGCGGAGGAAGGACTCGTTTACGGTGGCGGGGTTGCCACGGCGATTGCCCTCTTCCTCCTCCTCGGGGCGGTGGGGAAGAGCGCGCAGGTCCCTCTTTATGTCTGGCTTCCGGACGCGATGGCGGGCCCTACGCCGGTGTCCGCGCTCATCCACGCCGCGACGATGGTGACGGCGGGCGTCTATCTGGTGGCCAGAGCGGGCGTCCTCTTCGCGCTTGCGCCCATCGGGGCGGCGGCGGTCGCGACGGTGGGGGCCGTCACGGCCCTTTTTGCCGCGACGATCGCCCTCCAACAGAACGACATCAAGAAGGTTCTCGCGTACTCCACCGTCTCCCAGCTCGGCTTCATGTTTCTCGGCGTCGGGGTCGGCGCGTACGCGGCGGGGGTCTTCCACCTCATGACGCACGCCTTCTTCAAGGCGCTTCTTTTCCTCGGCGCCGGCGCCGTCATCCACTCGATGCACCACGCGCTCCACGCGACGCACTCGAAGTGGGACGCGCAGGACATGCGGAACATGGGCGGGCTCCGCCGCTTCATGCCGCTGACGTGGGCCACGATGGGGATCGCGACACTGGCGATCGCGGGGGTCTGGCCTTTTGCGGGCTTTTTCTCGAAGGACGAGATCATCTGGTACGCCGGGGCGTCGGCCGGAACGGGGTTCGGCGCGCTCTTCACGGTGTTGTGGGGGATGTCGCTCGCCGCCGCAATCCTCACGGCCGTTTACATGACGCGCATGATGATGTTGACCTTCCACGGGTCGAATCGGACGGGGGCGAAGGAGGCCGGACACCTCCACGAGGCCCCGCTCACGATGACGGTGCCCCTGGTCATCCTGGCGGTCCTCTCCGTTTTTGGCGGATGGATCAACGTCCCCGAATCCGTACATCAGTCCGTGTTCGGCGGCTTCGGGCTTCTCCCGATGTCCGAGTGGCTCCATCACTGGCTGGAGCCGGTCACGGAGGCGGCGACCCGGATCCGCGAGGCGCATCTGGGCACGTACGCGAGCGCCGCCCCGCTCGGAGGCGGACATGTCACCTGGGGCGCGATTACGACGGGGATCGCGTTGGCCGTCGTCCTGCTTACGGCGCGATCGGTCTCGCGCGCCGAGGTCCGTCCGGCCGTCTCATCCGTACCGCCTACGGGGTTCGCGAAGGTCCTCCACGACAAGTGGTACGTGGACGAGTTTTATGATCGCGCGATCGTTCGGCCGGTTCTCTCCGTATCGCGCTTCGCCTGGCGATGGATCGATGCGTTCCTGATTGACGGCGTCGTGAACGCGGTGGGACGGGTCACCCGGGCCTTTGGCTGGATCGGCTCCCTCTTCCAGACGGGTCAGGTGACGACTTATGCCTTTGTCCTCACTCTCGGCGCCCTGGCGATCCTGGGCGTCCTGATCCTGTGA
- a CDS encoding NADH-quinone oxidoreductase subunit M: MTGLLDGIGFESWGLHALIWLPLLGAVTVLAAPAARAKEVAFGWTLGIFVLSLGLWWSFDPAGELFQLVSRTSWIARWGVHYALGVDGISIFMILLTTLTMALAVLGSFRYIREKEKGFYALMLLLETGIVGVFAAMDLFLFYVFFELTLVPMYFIVGIWGGGRRIYAAVKFFLYTAFGSLLMLVGILYLYVRANEGAAAPSFHYLDLLGAPLSAAEQLWLFAAFALAFAIKVPVFPLHTWLPDAHVEAPTPGSVVLAAVLLKMGTYGLLRFALPFFPDAATDPTVVLVMLTLGVVGIVYAAWVAAVQPDAKKLVAYTSVAHMGFVVIGFFALTVNGIQGGLMVMVSHGISTGALFLLIGMLYERRHTREIADFGGLARVAPLFATAFVITALASIGLPGTSGFVGEFLSLLGTFERHPVIALVATTGVIFAAYYMLPMVQRILFNELDSPENKALPDLSVREIAILVPLIALMIGLGVHPTPVLERMRPGVQAIVEFVEGGGESGRLIEAARDLRPVPSFVMEAEGETR; this comes from the coding sequence ATGACGGGGCTCCTCGACGGGATCGGATTCGAAAGCTGGGGACTTCACGCCCTGATCTGGCTTCCCCTGCTGGGCGCGGTCACCGTCCTCGCCGCTCCGGCCGCGCGGGCCAAGGAGGTGGCCTTCGGGTGGACGCTCGGAATCTTCGTTCTGAGCCTCGGCCTCTGGTGGAGCTTCGATCCGGCTGGTGAGCTATTCCAGCTCGTGAGCCGCACTTCCTGGATTGCCCGATGGGGAGTGCACTATGCGCTGGGTGTGGACGGGATCTCGATCTTCATGATCCTCCTCACGACGCTCACGATGGCTCTCGCGGTTCTCGGATCCTTTCGGTACATCCGCGAAAAGGAGAAGGGGTTTTACGCCCTGATGCTCCTCCTCGAGACCGGGATCGTGGGGGTCTTCGCGGCGATGGATCTCTTCCTCTTCTACGTCTTTTTCGAGCTGACCCTCGTCCCGATGTACTTCATCGTCGGAATCTGGGGCGGGGGAAGGCGAATCTACGCGGCGGTCAAGTTCTTCCTCTATACCGCGTTCGGTTCGCTCCTCATGCTCGTGGGGATCCTCTACCTGTACGTCCGAGCAAACGAAGGGGCTGCTGCCCCGTCGTTCCACTACCTCGACCTTCTTGGAGCGCCCCTGTCGGCGGCCGAGCAGCTCTGGCTCTTCGCGGCCTTCGCCCTCGCCTTCGCCATCAAGGTTCCGGTCTTCCCGCTTCACACCTGGCTCCCCGACGCACACGTGGAGGCCCCGACTCCGGGGTCCGTCGTCCTCGCCGCGGTCCTCCTGAAGATGGGCACCTACGGGCTCCTGCGATTCGCTCTCCCCTTCTTCCCGGACGCGGCGACCGATCCGACCGTCGTGCTCGTCATGCTCACCTTGGGTGTCGTCGGGATCGTCTACGCAGCCTGGGTCGCGGCCGTTCAGCCGGACGCGAAAAAACTCGTGGCCTACACTTCGGTCGCGCACATGGGGTTCGTGGTGATCGGGTTCTTCGCCCTCACGGTCAACGGGATCCAGGGCGGTCTCATGGTGATGGTCTCTCACGGAATCTCCACGGGGGCGCTCTTCCTCCTGATCGGCATGTTGTACGAGCGGCGGCACACGCGAGAGATCGCGGACTTTGGGGGACTTGCCCGCGTGGCTCCCCTCTTCGCCACCGCCTTTGTCATCACGGCCCTCGCGTCCATCGGGCTCCCGGGAACGAGCGGATTCGTCGGCGAGTTCCTCTCCCTCCTCGGGACCTTCGAGCGGCATCCCGTCATCGCGCTCGTCGCGACGACGGGGGTGATCTTTGCGGCGTATTACATGCTCCCCATGGTGCAGCGAATTCTCTTCAACGAGCTCGACAGTCCCGAGAACAAGGCGCTTCCGGACCTGTCCGTGCGGGAGATCGCGATTCTCGTTCCCCTGATCGCGCTCATGATCGGGCTCGGTGTCCATCCGACCCCCGTTCTCGAGCGGATGCGCCCCGGGGTCCAGGCGATCGTGGAGTTCGTCGAGGGCGGCGGAGAGAGTGGACGGCTCATCGAGGCGGCGCGGGACCTTCGGCCCGTGCCGAGCTTCGTGATGGAGGCGGAAGGGGAAACGAGATGA
- a CDS encoding NADH-quinone oxidoreductase subunit N, translated as MTLAFDSSMDFLWALLPEAVLAAWAMAVLLAGVWGEEEAQLSHGYVQAFAWFSVAGIAMAALLNGWLQGVSVTADAGMITVDGFRLFANWIFLLGAALVVLFSVPYVRRRRLQPGEFYALILLATVGMMVLAATMNLILLFLALETMAIASYALTAFNRRDRRSAEAGLKYFVLGAFSSGFLLYGIALVWGATGSVELSEIAGAVQGGAGFGGLLGAGMALLGVGFAFKVAAVPFHMWAPDVYEGAPTPATALMAASVKAASVVALMRVFLVAFPGLYESWFPIAWWLAALTMIGANLLALAQSNVKRMLAYSSVAHGGYLLVGLAAGNEVATAGVLFYLFVYTIMTVGAFAILMIVSEQGEERLQLDDFAGYGATRPAVALLLTIFLLSLAGFPGTGGFVAKIYLLQGAVASQLWTLAVILALTTVVSYFYYLRVAWTMWMRPAPESTVPRPEAGIPGSVRAALLVSAAVILFLGILPGGLLEGALTAADGLGVFDGVLGQVP; from the coding sequence ATGACGCTCGCCTTCGACTCCTCGATGGACTTCCTCTGGGCCCTCCTCCCGGAGGCCGTGCTTGCGGCGTGGGCCATGGCCGTCCTCCTCGCGGGTGTCTGGGGCGAGGAGGAGGCCCAGCTCTCCCACGGCTACGTGCAGGCCTTCGCCTGGTTCTCCGTCGCGGGAATCGCCATGGCCGCCCTGTTGAACGGATGGCTTCAGGGGGTGTCGGTCACGGCGGACGCCGGAATGATCACGGTGGACGGCTTCCGCTTGTTCGCGAACTGGATCTTCCTCCTCGGTGCGGCGCTCGTCGTCCTCTTCTCTGTGCCCTACGTGCGCCGCCGGCGACTGCAACCGGGGGAGTTCTACGCTCTCATCCTCCTCGCCACCGTGGGGATGATGGTTCTCGCGGCCACGATGAACCTCATCCTCCTCTTTCTCGCGCTGGAGACGATGGCCATCGCCTCGTACGCGCTCACCGCTTTTAATCGGCGGGACCGGCGTTCCGCCGAGGCGGGCCTCAAGTACTTCGTTCTCGGAGCGTTTTCCTCGGGCTTTCTTCTCTACGGGATCGCGCTTGTTTGGGGGGCCACGGGGAGCGTCGAGCTCTCCGAGATCGCCGGGGCTGTCCAGGGAGGGGCGGGGTTCGGCGGGCTTCTCGGTGCCGGGATGGCGCTCCTGGGTGTCGGATTCGCCTTCAAGGTCGCGGCGGTCCCTTTCCACATGTGGGCTCCGGACGTCTACGAGGGAGCGCCGACTCCCGCGACGGCACTCATGGCCGCCTCGGTGAAGGCGGCGTCCGTGGTGGCCCTTATGCGGGTCTTCCTCGTCGCCTTCCCGGGGCTCTACGAGTCCTGGTTCCCGATCGCCTGGTGGCTCGCGGCCCTCACGATGATCGGGGCAAACCTGCTCGCCCTCGCGCAGAGCAACGTGAAGCGAATGCTCGCCTACTCTTCCGTCGCACACGGGGGTTATCTCCTGGTAGGACTCGCGGCGGGGAACGAGGTCGCGACCGCGGGCGTCCTCTTTTATCTCTTCGTCTACACGATCATGACGGTGGGTGCGTTCGCGATTCTGATGATCGTCTCGGAGCAGGGGGAAGAGCGGCTCCAGCTCGACGACTTCGCGGGATATGGGGCCACACGGCCGGCGGTCGCGCTCCTGCTCACGATCTTTCTTCTCTCGCTCGCGGGTTTTCCCGGGACGGGAGGCTTCGTGGCGAAGATCTATCTCCTGCAGGGCGCGGTGGCGAGCCAGCTTTGGACGCTGGCGGTGATCCTGGCGCTCACCACCGTGGTGTCCTACTTCTACTATCTGAGGGTGGCGTGGACGATGTGGATGCGACCGGCACCCGAGTCGACCGTGCCGCGTCCTGAGGCCGGCATTCCAGGGTCGGTTCGGGCCGCCCTTCTCGTCTCGGCGGCCGTGATCCTCTTCCTGGGGATCCTTCCCGGAGGACTCCTGGAGGGAGCGCTCACGGCCGCCGATGGGCTTGGCGTATTCGATGGAGTCCTCGGCCAGGTCCCCTAG
- a CDS encoding phosphomannomutase/phosphoglucomutase, which yields MSIPAHVFREYDIRGIVGKDFTPELVRSVGQAYGSVLRETLEGAGKGGRNAVVAVGSDNRPSSPELTNALAGGLEASGVDTRLLGTVPTPTTYWAEKALGTDGVLQVTGSHNPPEWNGIKMTLLGKPFYGKAVQGLRARIVSGQLREGEGRRESVPILDRYREDLVGRFTLERPVKAAVDCGNGTGSVVAVRLLEEIGVEVLPLYCDSDGTFPNHHPDPTVDANLEELIETVRREKADLGIAFDGDADRIGVVDGEGRIIRGDVLLLLFGLDLLERRGPGQLLVYDVKCSQLLPEIFEKAGGKAIMWKTGHSLIKEKMRETGAPIGGELSGHICFADDYIGSDDALYAACRLSALLSRATTTLAAMTDAFPKYSSTPELRIEVSEEKKVAIVEKAVAHFRQGHEVVDVDGARILFGDGWGLLRASNTQPVLVARFEARTPERLAQIRGEVEGWLADQGVHV from the coding sequence ATGAGTATTCCGGCACACGTTTTCCGCGAGTACGACATCCGGGGGATCGTAGGGAAGGACTTCACCCCTGAGCTCGTGCGCTCTGTCGGACAGGCGTACGGGAGCGTGCTCCGCGAGACGCTCGAAGGGGCCGGGAAGGGGGGACGAAACGCGGTTGTAGCGGTCGGGAGCGACAACCGACCGTCGTCGCCGGAGCTCACGAATGCCCTCGCCGGGGGGCTCGAGGCGAGCGGGGTGGACACGCGCTTGTTGGGGACCGTTCCGACCCCGACGACTTATTGGGCCGAAAAAGCGCTCGGAACGGACGGTGTCCTCCAAGTCACCGGTTCGCACAATCCTCCCGAATGGAACGGGATCAAGATGACGCTCCTCGGGAAGCCATTCTACGGGAAAGCGGTTCAGGGGCTTCGCGCGCGCATCGTCTCCGGCCAGCTTCGAGAAGGGGAGGGGCGCCGGGAGTCGGTTCCGATCCTGGATCGTTATCGCGAGGACCTCGTCGGGCGGTTCACGTTGGAGCGGCCGGTGAAGGCCGCCGTGGACTGTGGGAATGGGACCGGATCGGTCGTAGCCGTCCGGCTCCTGGAGGAGATCGGGGTCGAGGTCCTTCCGCTCTATTGCGACTCGGATGGGACCTTTCCGAACCATCACCCCGACCCGACGGTGGACGCGAATCTGGAGGAGCTGATCGAAACCGTGCGGCGCGAGAAGGCCGATCTGGGGATCGCCTTCGACGGAGACGCGGACCGTATCGGCGTCGTGGATGGCGAGGGGCGGATCATCCGGGGCGACGTCCTCCTCCTCCTGTTTGGGCTCGACCTCCTCGAGCGCCGCGGCCCCGGGCAGCTCCTCGTGTACGACGTGAAGTGCTCGCAACTTCTCCCCGAGATCTTCGAAAAGGCCGGGGGGAAGGCGATCATGTGGAAGACCGGACACTCCCTGATCAAGGAGAAGATGCGGGAGACCGGAGCCCCGATCGGCGGTGAGCTCTCGGGCCACATTTGTTTCGCCGACGACTACATTGGAAGTGACGACGCGCTTTACGCCGCATGCCGCCTTAGCGCCCTCCTCTCCCGAGCCACGACCACTTTGGCGGCGATGACGGACGCTTTTCCCAAGTACTCCTCCACGCCGGAGCTCCGGATCGAGGTCTCCGAGGAGAAAAAGGTGGCGATCGTGGAAAAGGCCGTGGCGCACTTCCGGCAGGGGCACGAAGTCGTGGACGTGGACGGGGCCCGCATACTCTTTGGCGACGGGTGGGGACTGTTGCGCGCATCGAATACTCAGCCCGTCCTCGTCGCCCGCTTCGAGGCGCGCACGCCGGAACGCCTCGCCCAGATTCGGGGCGAGGTGGAGGGATGGCTCGCGGACCAGGGAGTCCATGTTTGA
- a CDS encoding UPF0182 family protein, with amino-acid sequence MFERFRHTLKGGRFLLGGFLLLLFLLFVGRWGVAIYVDLLWFASLELTEVYWTRALWEWGARLLAGGIAGALTWVNFRAVARSFQGLQVRRKFGDLEIQEQLPEAYIRWGMLLTAAFGAFWFATAVPQGSGLRGMLLLNGGAFGIEEPILGQDLGFYVFVLPVLQTIVTFGLVLVLFLAALAIAGYAATGAIVWSGGRVVVARAARVHLGMLASLALLLVGFRFYFAPFDLLLGGTSGVQGIFGYTDENARIPAYRMMAFLSLVTAAVVFWGARKGRLLPAGIGGAALALVGLAAVEVYPSLVQRFEVQPNELDREREYIREAVRFTRAGFGLEEMARSRLGYSFPDSESWSASLERLERLPVWTMGTLLPTFRQLEARFQYYEFHEIAFDRYESGGRLVPVALSVREIDPGGIPAPVSWQNLHLRERYIAGFGAVAGLAHRVTEEGRLPMFLTAIPPDYRQGEGVPEGMALARPWIFIGSRPQLYAVITPSEESFLDPSGAPGVPGVDYPRGIAMGSILRTLALAWRFQDANLLLASEVEAGSQLVFRRDVQERVRALAPFLHLPEAPYPVIAEGRIVWILEGFTLSRSYPLAQAHEIPGERPVAYLRNSVKATVDAVTGETRLYVADPNDPVLAAYRRAFPTLFRDLAELSEDVAEHLRYSRYLLDVQSTVLTRFHQDDPAVFHGQQDRWSLATELSSTEEPVPYDPQYTLMVLPGEEVESYVVSTLFVPQGRQNLASFLAARWSEAAGGELFLWDLPAEDQVRGPRQIEAMVEQDPVISQQFSLWRQGGSQVWTGHLHLVPVGRTLLYMEPVFLAADADAIPEVRRFLVSDGDRVAMEPTLAGSVLALASGIVGAPAEGIRSDEGAPPSFPMAATSEEALAALERAEAAARRGDWEGYGRGLEELRQILARLGTPPQP; translated from the coding sequence ATGTTTGAGCGCTTCCGCCACACTCTGAAAGGGGGTCGCTTTCTCCTCGGCGGCTTCCTCCTCCTCCTATTCCTCCTCTTCGTCGGTCGTTGGGGGGTGGCGATCTACGTGGACCTCCTCTGGTTCGCGTCCCTCGAGCTGACGGAAGTGTACTGGACCCGAGCCCTCTGGGAGTGGGGAGCGCGGCTCCTGGCCGGGGGGATCGCGGGAGCGCTGACCTGGGTCAACTTCAGGGCCGTCGCCAGATCCTTTCAGGGACTGCAGGTGCGGCGAAAGTTCGGCGACCTGGAAATCCAGGAGCAGCTTCCCGAGGCATACATACGGTGGGGAATGCTGCTCACCGCCGCGTTCGGAGCCTTTTGGTTCGCGACCGCGGTTCCGCAGGGATCGGGGCTCCGAGGGATGCTCTTGTTGAACGGGGGGGCTTTCGGCATCGAGGAGCCCATCCTCGGCCAGGACCTGGGCTTCTACGTCTTTGTGCTCCCCGTCCTCCAGACCATCGTGACCTTTGGGCTCGTCCTGGTCCTCTTTCTCGCTGCGCTGGCGATCGCGGGATACGCGGCCACGGGGGCGATCGTCTGGAGCGGGGGTCGAGTCGTGGTCGCGAGGGCGGCTCGCGTTCACCTAGGGATGCTCGCCAGCCTGGCGCTCCTCCTCGTCGGATTCCGGTTCTACTTCGCCCCTTTCGACCTTCTCCTCGGGGGCACTTCCGGGGTGCAGGGGATTTTTGGATACACGGACGAAAACGCCCGGATTCCCGCCTACCGGATGATGGCCTTCCTCTCTCTGGTGACGGCTGCGGTCGTCTTTTGGGGGGCCAGGAAGGGCCGGCTTCTTCCCGCAGGAATCGGTGGGGCGGCGCTCGCCCTCGTGGGACTTGCCGCCGTCGAGGTCTATCCGTCACTCGTGCAGCGGTTTGAGGTCCAACCCAACGAGCTCGATCGGGAGAGAGAGTACATCCGGGAGGCCGTTCGCTTCACTCGGGCGGGGTTCGGGCTCGAAGAGATGGCGCGGTCTCGACTGGGTTACTCCTTTCCCGACTCGGAAAGCTGGAGCGCGAGCCTGGAGCGCCTGGAGCGTCTCCCGGTTTGGACCATGGGGACCCTCCTTCCCACCTTCCGCCAGCTCGAGGCGAGGTTTCAGTACTACGAGTTTCACGAGATCGCCTTCGATCGCTACGAGTCGGGGGGCCGGCTGGTTCCGGTCGCTCTTTCCGTGCGGGAGATCGATCCGGGCGGCATCCCGGCTCCCGTGAGCTGGCAGAATCTCCACCTTCGGGAGCGGTACATCGCCGGCTTCGGTGCGGTGGCCGGATTGGCTCACCGCGTCACGGAGGAGGGGCGCCTCCCGATGTTCCTCACGGCCATCCCCCCGGACTACCGGCAGGGCGAAGGGGTTCCTGAGGGGATGGCGCTTGCCCGGCCTTGGATCTTCATCGGGAGCCGCCCGCAGCTCTACGCGGTGATCACCCCCAGTGAGGAGTCCTTCCTCGATCCGAGCGGAGCTCCCGGTGTACCTGGCGTGGACTATCCGCGCGGAATCGCGATGGGTTCGATTCTGCGCACCCTCGCCCTCGCGTGGCGCTTCCAGGACGCGAATTTACTGCTTGCATCAGAGGTCGAGGCCGGGAGTCAACTCGTGTTTCGGCGTGACGTCCAGGAGCGAGTGCGGGCCCTGGCCCCCTTCCTCCACCTTCCGGAGGCGCCATATCCGGTGATCGCGGAGGGGCGCATCGTCTGGATTCTCGAGGGGTTCACCCTCTCTCGGTCGTACCCCCTGGCCCAGGCGCACGAGATTCCGGGAGAGCGCCCGGTTGCGTACCTCAGGAACTCGGTGAAAGCCACGGTGGACGCGGTGACGGGCGAGACCCGACTCTACGTCGCCGATCCGAACGACCCGGTCCTCGCCGCCTACCGGAGGGCCTTCCCGACCCTCTTCCGCGATCTCGCGGAGCTTTCGGAGGATGTCGCGGAGCACCTGCGTTACTCCCGTTATCTCCTGGACGTCCAGAGCACGGTTCTGACACGTTTTCACCAAGACGATCCGGCGGTATTTCATGGCCAGCAAGACCGGTGGTCCCTCGCCACCGAACTCTCTTCGACCGAAGAACCCGTTCCGTACGACCCGCAGTACACGCTCATGGTCCTTCCCGGGGAAGAGGTCGAGTCCTACGTCGTCTCCACCCTCTTTGTCCCCCAGGGGCGACAGAACCTCGCCTCCTTCCTCGCAGCGCGCTGGAGCGAAGCCGCGGGGGGCGAGCTTTTTCTCTGGGACCTCCCCGCGGAGGACCAGGTCCGGGGCCCACGACAGATCGAGGCGATGGTGGAACAGGATCCCGTGATTTCCCAGCAGTTCTCCCTCTGGCGGCAGGGAGGGAGCCAAGTCTGGACGGGGCACCTCCATCTCGTCCCCGTGGGACGCACCCTCCTGTATATGGAACCCGTTTTCCTGGCTGCGGACGCCGACGCGATCCCCGAGGTGCGCCGCTTCCTCGTGAGCGACGGCGACCGTGTCGCCATGGAACCCACACTGGCCGGCTCGGTCCTGGCGCTGGCGTCCGGAATTGTGGGTGCGCCGGCCGAGGGGATTAGGTCCGACGAAGGCGCGCCGCCATCCTTTCCCATGGCGGCGACGTCCGAGGAAGCTCTGGCCGCGCTGGAGCGGGCCGAAGCGGCGGCACGGCGGGGCGATTGGGAGGGTTATGGGAGGGGGCTGGAAGAGCTCCGCCAGATCCTGGCGCGCCTGGGGACCCCGCCCCAGCCCTGA
- the sucC gene encoding ADP-forming succinate--CoA ligase subunit beta, producing MDLHEYQAKDLFRKAGIPVPSGQIATTPDEAERVAREIGGAVVVKAQVHAGGRGKAGGVKLAKDPAEARKHAAAILGMEIKGLIVKTVLVTAAEDIASEAYLAVLVDRRSQAPLFIASAEGGMDIEEVAVKKPEAIRKVKVDPRYGLLPHQAYGIAEFLYRDPELAKQASRIVSRLYSAFTSNSCSLAEINPLIATPSGEVKAIDAKVSVDDNALFRLPQIEELRDLDAEPKSETRAREAGLSFVKLDGNVGCCVNGAGLAMATMDLVKYYGGEPANFLDIGGSSNPEKVVAALEIIAADPNVRAILFNIFGGITRCDDVARGIVEATRRIEIGPPIVIRLTGTNEAEALEILKGAGFEAYTSMDEVVEKAVQLAGAA from the coding sequence ATGGATCTTCACGAATACCAGGCGAAGGATCTCTTCCGGAAGGCGGGGATTCCCGTTCCCTCCGGACAGATCGCGACCACCCCCGACGAGGCAGAGCGAGTCGCTCGCGAAATCGGGGGGGCAGTCGTAGTCAAGGCCCAGGTCCACGCTGGAGGGCGCGGGAAGGCGGGAGGCGTCAAGCTCGCGAAGGATCCCGCGGAGGCCCGGAAACATGCCGCTGCCATTCTCGGGATGGAGATCAAGGGCCTCATCGTAAAGACGGTCCTCGTGACCGCGGCGGAGGACATCGCGTCCGAAGCGTATCTCGCCGTCCTCGTGGACCGCAGGAGCCAGGCTCCACTTTTCATCGCCTCCGCCGAGGGAGGGATGGACATCGAGGAGGTCGCGGTGAAAAAACCGGAGGCGATCCGAAAAGTGAAGGTGGATCCCCGCTACGGTCTCCTCCCGCACCAGGCCTATGGAATCGCGGAGTTCCTCTACCGGGATCCTGAGCTTGCCAAGCAGGCGTCGCGGATCGTCTCGCGCCTCTACTCGGCGTTCACGTCCAACTCGTGCTCCCTCGCGGAGATCAATCCGCTCATCGCGACTCCATCCGGCGAAGTCAAGGCGATCGACGCCAAGGTCAGCGTAGACGACAACGCCCTCTTCCGTCTTCCCCAAATCGAGGAGCTCCGGGACCTCGACGCCGAGCCGAAATCCGAGACGCGGGCACGTGAGGCGGGACTCTCCTTCGTGAAGTTGGACGGAAACGTCGGTTGCTGCGTGAACGGGGCGGGACTTGCGATGGCGACCATGGACCTCGTGAAATATTACGGAGGGGAGCCGGCCAACTTTCTGGACATCGGGGGCTCGTCGAATCCGGAAAAGGTCGTCGCGGCGCTGGAGATCATCGCGGCCGACCCGAACGTCCGGGCGATCCTCTTCAACATCTTCGGGGGCATCACCCGGTGTGACGATGTGGCCAGGGGGATCGTCGAGGCGACCCGTCGGATCGAAATCGGCCCCCCGATCGTCATTCGCCTCACCGGAACCAACGAAGCCGAGGCCCTCGAGATCCTGAAGGGGGCGGGTTTCGAGGCCTACACTTCGATGGACGAGGTGGTGGAGAAAGCGGTCCAGCTCGCGGGAGCCGCGTAA